In the genome of Streptomyces sp. P3, the window TCCCGCGTCCCCGGCCCGAGCGACATCAGAATGGTCGGCTACTTCGAGACCACGGCCGCGGATATGAAAGAGATTCTTGGCGGCTCCGGTCGGACATTCGAGAAGGCTCAGCCCGAGGACATTCCCGACCCCCTCAGTGGTTCCGTGGGAGGGAAGACCGAGTGGGTGACCAGCCCCGAAGTGAACGAGGAGATCACGGGCGGTCTGTACACCGCGACGTTTTATTTCGACCGTAATTCCCACAAGGTCCTCTTCGACAGCGTCAACCCGACCCGGACCGAGGATGAGGGGGTCGTGGTCGGAGGCTGAGGCCCCCGCGGGGCCCCGGGAGGTCTGCCCGACGCTGTTGGTTTGCTTCCGCAGCCTGCCGGCCGGTCAGCCCTCGACGAACTGCAACACCAGTACCAGCGCGAGCCGACCCCTGACCAGGCAGACCCGCCCCGCACCGGGAACAGATCGACGAACTTCTCGTCCGTGAATACTGTCGGCCTTCGAGACCACAACCGGGTCTTGAAGGCCGACGTCACATAGGGCGCGAATAAACCAACAGCGCCCGATCAGCTCCGGGCCCCTTGTGATGTGCGTGGTGTGGCTGTGACGGGCGGTCTACGCGGTCTGGTGGGCGAGCAGCGCCACCGCCGCCACCAGCACCGCCAGCAGCGCGATCAGCGCCATCGGGTTCAGCCCCGCGAAGAAGTTCTCCTGTTGCTGCAGCCGCTCGCGGTTCGCGCGGCACACGGGGCACCGGCCCTCGCTCACGGGGGCCGCGCAGTTAGCGCACACCAGCCGGTCGTACGTCATGCGCCTCGCCCTCCTTGCACCGGTTCCATGGAGACAACGCCTCCGGGGGCGCGAACGTTCCCTCTCCACTGTGCCAGGTTCCTCCGGCGACCGCGCGGCTCACTCGAAGAGCGGAGGGCGCACGGAGTCCCGTACAAAAGCGCACAAGCCCCACCCAACCCCTCCCGACGCCTGCGCCGCCCTCCCCGGTTCGCGTATGGTCACGCTCATCTACCCCCGGCGACCCGTGGTGCATCCGTGATCCGATTCGACAACGTCTCCAAGGTCTACCCCAAGCAGACCCGCCCCGCACTCAGGGATGTCTCCCTCGAGGTGGAGAAGGGCGAGTTCGTGTTCCTCGTGGGATCCTCCGGTTCCGGCAAGTCCACCTTCCTGCGGCTGGTGCTCCGCGAGGAGCGGACCAGCCAGGGGCAGGTGCACGTCCTGGGCAAGGACCTCGCGCGTCTGTCCAACTGGAAGGTGCCGCAGATGCGCCGCCAGCTCGGGACGGTGTTCCAGGACTTCCGGCTGCTGCCGAACAAGACGGTGGCGGAGAACGTCGCCTTCGCGCAGGAGGTCATCGGCAAGTCGAAGGGCGAGATCCGCAAGTCCGTGCCGCAGGTGCTCGACCTCGTCGGGCTCGGCGGCAAGGAGGACCGGATGCCCGGTGAACTGTCGGGCGGTGAGCAGCAGCGTGTGGCCATCGCCCGCGCCTTCGTGAACCGGCCCAAGCTGCTGATCGCGGACGAGCCGACCGGAAACCTCGACCCGCAGACCTCCGTGGGCATCATGAAACTGCTCGACCGGATCAACCGGACGGGCACGACCGTGCTGATGGCCACACACGACCAGAACATCGTGGACCAGATGCGCAAGCGCGTCATCGAGCTGGAGCAGGGCCGCCTCGTGCGCGACCAGGCACGCGGCGTCTACGGCTACCAGCACTGATCGCCCCCGCCATCGCCCCCGCCCTCGCGGACGTCCCCGGAAAGGCCTGAACAACACGCCATGCGCGCCCAGTTCGTACTGTCGGAGATCGGCGTAGGTCTCCGCCGCAACCTGACGATGACCTTCGCCGTCATCGTCTCCGTAGCCCTGTCCCTGGCGCTCTTCGGCGGGTCCCTCCTGATGAGCGACCAGGTCAGCGCGATGAAGGGCTACTGGTACGACAAGGTCAACGTCTCCGTCTACCTGTGCAACAAGAGCGACGCGGAGTCGGACGCCAAATGCGCCAAGGGCGCGGTCACCGCGGACCAGAAGAAGGACATCCTCACCGACCTCAAGAAGATGTCGGTCGTCGACACGGTCACGTACGAGTCGCAGGACGAGGCGTACAAGCACTACAAGGAGCAGTTCGGGGACTCCCCGCTGGCCAGCTCGGTCACGCCGGACCAGATGCAGGAGTCGTACCGCATCAAGCTGAAGGACCCGGAGAAGTACCAGGTCATCGCGACCGCCTTCGACGGACGGGACGGCGTGCAGTCGGTGCAGGACCAGAAGGGCACGCTGGACAACCTCTTCGAGCTGCTGAACCTGATGAACCGGGCGGCTCTCGGGGTGATGGCGCTCATGCTCGTCGTCGCCCTCCTGCTGATCGTCAACACGGTGCGGGTCTCGGCGTTCAGCCGTCGGCGCGAGACCGGGATCATGCGGCTGGTCGGCGCCTCCGGGTTCTACATCCAGGCGCCGTTCATCATGGAGGCCGCCGTGGCCGGTGTGATCGGCGGCGGGCTTGCCTGTGTGTTCCTCGTCGTCGGCCGGTACTTCACCATCGACCACGGCATGGCCCTGTCCGAGAAGCTCAACCTGATCACCTTCCTGGGCTGGGACGCCGTGCTGACGAAGCTTCCGCTGATCCTCGCCGCGAGTGTGCTGATGCCCGCCCTGGCCGCTTTCTTCGCGTTGCGCAAGTACCTGAAGGTGTGACACACGCCCCGAGAGCCGTACGGTCAACCGTCCGTACGGCTCTTCGCGTTCCCCTAGACTCACCGCCATGTCAGGCCGTGACCTGTTCTGTCAGCCTCGCCGTTTCGGCCGCGGGGCCGCGCTGACATTGGTGTTCGCGAGCGTCCTCGTCGCCGGTGCGGCGACCGGATCGCTGCCGCGGGGGCCGGGCGACGGGCCGCGGAGCGCCTCGGGCGCCGCACCCGCCACAGCCCCGGCCGGTCACTCGGAGGACGTCGCCCGCGCCGCCGAGGAGGCCGCCGCCGACGG includes:
- the ftsE gene encoding cell division ATP-binding protein FtsE produces the protein MIRFDNVSKVYPKQTRPALRDVSLEVEKGEFVFLVGSSGSGKSTFLRLVLREERTSQGQVHVLGKDLARLSNWKVPQMRRQLGTVFQDFRLLPNKTVAENVAFAQEVIGKSKGEIRKSVPQVLDLVGLGGKEDRMPGELSGGEQQRVAIARAFVNRPKLLIADEPTGNLDPQTSVGIMKLLDRINRTGTTVLMATHDQNIVDQMRKRVIELEQGRLVRDQARGVYGYQH
- the ftsX gene encoding permease-like cell division protein FtsX, which produces MRAQFVLSEIGVGLRRNLTMTFAVIVSVALSLALFGGSLLMSDQVSAMKGYWYDKVNVSVYLCNKSDAESDAKCAKGAVTADQKKDILTDLKKMSVVDTVTYESQDEAYKHYKEQFGDSPLASSVTPDQMQESYRIKLKDPEKYQVIATAFDGRDGVQSVQDQKGTLDNLFELLNLMNRAALGVMALMLVVALLLIVNTVRVSAFSRRRETGIMRLVGASGFYIQAPFIMEAAVAGVIGGGLACVFLVVGRYFTIDHGMALSEKLNLITFLGWDAVLTKLPLILAASVLMPALAAFFALRKYLKV